GATCACGCGCGGAAAATCCGGGCCGATCCAATCTTTATAAAATTGATGCGCGTGTTCCTGCACGATTTTGTTGTAACCCTCAAGACGAAAGCGCGCGCTGTATTCCGGCGCGAGATCGGGGTCCGGCGGTTCTTCACGAAAGCCGCCAAAAGTGCTGGGAAAATGGCCGTGAAAAATCATCAACGGGTAACGCGCGTTGGGATGCTCGTCGAAACCTTCCGGCAACAACACGCACGCGCCCAGCTCCATCGGGCGGCCCCAAAACTTGGTGAGGCGCTCGCTCTGCATCTTGACGTGCTTGATGTACTTCGTGTCTTGTGGCGGTACGATGGGAGGAATTTCCTGATCGAGATTTATTTTGATAACGATATTCTTCGCGGGATCAATCATCATCTTTTGCGGCATGCTGTAAAGATTGCCCGGCGCGCGATTCCATTGCTGGCCTTCTCCCCTGTCCATCGGCAGCTTCACGGTATGCCCGTTGGCGAGATGAAATGTTTCATATTTGTGCAACAACGCCTGCACGAAATATTCGCCCGGCTTGATCTCGGCAAGGCTTTTTACGGGATAACCAAAAACCGAGGCGTCAAAAAACGCGGTTTGGCCGGGCGCGAGGCTTTCAACGTCGATGCCGAAAATTTGCTGAGTCGTTTGATCGTCGCTGATTTGAAAGCGTGGCTCTTTTTCTTCGTTGGTGGAAAACATCAGCAACAGCCGGCCATCGAGCGGGGTTTTGTTTTTTTCTTGCGTGAATGAAACGGCGAAACGAAGCTTGTGCATGCGGATTTTCTCCTGTGTTCGCGCGGGGAAAGTGATCGGTAACGCCAGCAATAAACTCACAAAAAGACAGGCGCCGTGTCGAAACATGGCAACACCCTTTCATTGTGGTATTGATGAATAGTTGAGAAATGGGCGAGAGTGGCATCTTGAAAGCTGAGGGTGGATGCTGCACGCACAAATTTGCGAGAGCGAAAACGGGGACTCGAGCGGCGTCACCTCGCGCATGCGGGCTTTATCTCCACGGTATGAAGGATGGCGGCAACTGGCAGCAGCATCGAAAAGCTTGCGCTCAAAGCCGGGCCGCGTGTGCGCCATTCTTGACGACTGGCGCCACAACCAGGTGATAGCCATAGTCTAACAGGAGGTCCGTTGTTCGTTCGCCGGCATATTCAAGAATATCCATGAAACGATCATCGTCTTCAGGTTCGGTGAAACGGAGAAGTAAGGCGTTTTCACCTTCCGGGCTGGGAACGGCTTCGACAAATTTAACCTCGGGGAATCTCTTTTCGATATCCTCAGCCAGTTGAGCGATCAGCTCTTCTTGTTTATGATTGAGTCGCATCTGCATGAAACATGGCATAATACAACCGATTGGCGCAGGCATTCAAATGGCTGTGATCAAAACAAAGCTGTGCTGCCGCTAGATTCTCATTGGCTTTGCCTAACCAATGCAGGTGGTCCATACTTCCTCCCATTTTTTCATGCCACCAATCTAATCAACTGGCACTCTGCGAGCAAGCTAAAAGTAATGACCGGCCTGAATAGCCGGTCATTCCCAAGCGTTATTTCTCCGCAATGCAATACAAAAACTTCCGTCCGCGGAGAAAGATTTCACTGTCAACGATGGCCAGCGAAGCATCGACGTCGTCTTCGAGTTTGTTGCTGGCAAGGACTTCGAAACTTTCGGCGTTTTTGATCACCAATGTCATACCGTCTCTGCTGGTGAGATAAACGCGGCCCGCAGCGCCCACCGGCGAGGCATAAATGTTTGAAACCTCTTCGAGTCGCTGGCGGCTGTAAAACGGTTCGCCGGTTTTGGCGTTGAAACAGGTGAGGATGCCGCTATTGACTTTCAAAACATAAAGCTTGTTGTCGTAAAGCAACG
This DNA window, taken from Cytophagia bacterium CHB2, encodes the following:
- a CDS encoding HEPN domain-containing protein translates to MGGSMDHLHWLGKANENLAAAQLCFDHSHLNACANRLYYAMFHADATQS